Proteins from a genomic interval of Danio rerio strain Tuebingen ecotype United States chromosome 4, GRCz12tu, whole genome shotgun sequence:
- the si:ch211-226o13.1 gene encoding protein NLRC3-like — translation MEDTHTSGDLDLFTSCSVDGDDQTRDLQQDSLQPEHDELQRAKNQHKTSMKNKYERLFEGINHGETQKFLNRIYTQLYIIEGESEGVNREHDVLQIEKRARTKPSQHTPVYCNDIFKASAGAGHEEKIKKEKAQIKTVLTKGIAGIGKTVSVQKFILDWAEGKANQGVDFMFVLPFRELNLIRDHQYSLHRLLLDFHPELEDLEPKIYEQCRVVFIFDGLDESRITLNFSDEEKVCAVTESSSVAVLMWSLLKGDLLPSALIWITARPAAAHQIPSTYIHRLTEIQGFTEPQKEEYFRKRISDEHQASRIISHIRRARSLQIMCHIPVFCWISSTVLQKLLEEDVSAEIPQTLTEMYIHFLLIQINMRKQKYEERDQEKLLQSNRGVILKLAEVAFRQLMKGNVMFYEEDLIESGIDVTDASVYSGICTEIFKEESVIHQRKVYSFIHLSFQEFLAAFFVFHCYLTDKREPVMLLYESKYSDDEDVSDGNEYEDSDVQFLQSSSEFSLCHLLSLAIYKAVMSSNGHLDLFLWFLLGVSLESNQRLFQDLLTHTEESSESIRIITQDIKDKIKTDDDLSAERSINLFLCLLEVKDQTLAREIQEFVKSDKHSERELSPAHCSTISYMIEMSEEPLDELDFNKLNTSPVGRWRLIPAVRNCRRALLQWSYLSVQYCESLFSALKSSNCVLRELDLSTNDLQDSGVKLLSDGLKSPNCKLETLRLQCCNLTAQSCESLTSALQSSNCVLRELDLSNNDLQDSGVKLLSDGLKSPNCKLETLRLVMCNLTVQCCESLSLALQSSNCVLRELDLSNNGLQDSGVKLLSDGLKSQHCKLDTLRLVMCNLTVQSSESLSSALQSSNCVLRELDLSTNDLQDSGVKLLSDGLKSQHCKLETLRLSGCMVTEEGCGFLSSALTSNPSHLRELDLSYNHPGDSGVKLLSEQLEDPNYTLDKLNLDHGGHTRITAGLHKYACFLTLDPNTTYAFLILSEENREVKRVREYQQYPDHPDRFDGIYPQVLCRESVCGRCYWEIDWSGDGCSVCTAVSYKSIRRKGRGAECLFGRNAQSWSLCCSSSSFIFRHNYTRTELPVKPLSRRIGVFVDHSAGTLIFYNIYRDTMSLIHSVQTTFTEPLYPGFTVWCQSSVKLC, via the exons tgtggatggagatgatCAGACTAGAGACCTGCAGCAGGATTCACTCCAACCAGAACATGATGAACTGCAGAGAGCCAAAAACCAGCACAAAACTAGCATGAAGAACaagtatgagagattatttgagggaatcAACCATGGAGAGACTCAAAAATTCCTGAATAGGatctacacacagctctacatcatagaaggagagagtgaaggagtgaataGAGAGCATGACGTTTTACAGATAGAGAAAAGAGCCAGAACAAAACCCTCACAACACACTCcagtctactgcaatgacatctttaaagcctcagctggagcaggacatgaggagaagatcaagaaggagaaagcccagatcaagactgttctcactaaaggcatcgctggaatcgggaaaaccgtctctgtgcagaagttcattctggactgggccgagggaaaagccaatcagggtgtagatttcatgtttgtgcttccatttcgagagctgaacttgatcagagatcatcagtacagtcttcacagacttctgctggactttcatcctgaacttgaagatctggagcccaagatttatgagcagtgtagagttgtgttcatctttgatggtctggatgaaagcagaatcacactcaacttttcagatgaggagaaagtttgtgctgtgactgaatcttcatcagtggctgtgttgatgtggagcctcctgaaaggagatctgcttccctctgctctcatctggatcaccgccagaccagcagcagcccatCAGATCCCCTCCACATACATCCACCGTCTGACAGAgattcagggattcactgagcctcagaaggaggaatatttcaggaagagaatcagcgacgagcatcaagccagcagaatcatctcccacatcagaagagcaagaagcctccagatcatgtgccacatacccgtcttctgctggatctcctccactgtgcttcagaagctcctggaagaagatgtgagtgcagaaatccctcaaactctgactgagatgtacatccacttcctgctgattcagatcaacatgaggaagcagaagtatgaagagagagatcaagagaaactcctgcagtccaacagaggagtgatcctcaaacttgctgaagtggctttcagacagctgatgaagggcaatgtgatgttctatgaggaggacctgattgagagcggcatagacgtcactgacgcctcggtgtattctgggatctgcactgagatcttcaaggaggaatctgtgattcatcagaggaaagtctacagcttcatccatctcagctttcaggagtttctggCTGCTTTCTTTGTGTTTCACTGCTATTTAACAGATAAAAGAGAACCAGTGATGTTGCTTTATGAGAGTAAATATTCAGATGATGAAGATGTGTCAGATGGTAATGAATATGAAGATTCAGATGTTCAATTTTTACAGTCGAGCTCTGAGTTCTCTCTGTGCCATCTGCTCAGTTTAGCAATATATAAAGCTGTCATGAGTAGTaatggtcatctggatctgttcctgtggttcctgctgggcgtctcactggagtctaatcagagactcttccaggatctgctgacacacacagaggagagctCAGAGAGCATCAGGATAATTACACAGGACATTAAAGACAAGATCAAGACAGATGATGATCTCTcagctgaaagatccatcaatctgttcctctgtctgctggaggtaaaagatcagactctggccagagagattcaggagtttgtgaaatcagacaaacactcagagagggaactctctcctgctcactgctcaacaatctcCTACATGATTGAGATGTCAGAGGAGCCGCTGGATGAGTTAGACTTTAATAAATTGAACACATCACCTGTGGGAAGATGGAGACTAATACCAGCtgtgagaaactgcagaagagctcT actaCAGTGGAGTTATCTCTCTGTTCAGTATTGTGAGAGTTTGTTTTCAGCTCTaaaatcctcaaactgtgtgctgagagagctggacctgagtaccaatgacctgcaggattcaggagtgaagcttctctctgatggactgaagagtccaaactgtaaactggagacactgag actaCAGTGCTGTAATCTCACTGCTCAGTCTTGTGAGAGTTTgacttcagctctacaatcctcaaactgtgtgctgagagagctggacctgagtaacaatgacctgcaggattcaggagtgaagcttctctctgatggactgaagagtccaaactgtaaactggagacactgag actggtcatgtgtaatctcactgttcagtgctgtgagagtttgtctttagctctacaatcctcaaactgtgtgctgagagagctggacctgagtaacaatggcctacaggattcaggagtgaagcttctctctgatggactgaagagtcaacactgtaaactggacacactgag actagtcatgtgtaatctcactgttcagtccagtgagagtttgtcttcagctctacaatcctcaaactgtgtgctaagagagctggacctgagtaccaatgacctgcaggattcaggagtgaaacTTCTCTccgatggactgaagagtcaacactgtaaactggagacactgag attgtctggctgtatggtgacagaggaaggctgtggttttctgtcttcagctctgacttcaaacccctcacacctgagagagctggatctgagctacaatcatccaggagattcaggagtcaagctgctctctgaacaactggaggatccaaactacacactggacaaactcaa tctggatcatggaggacacacgaggattacagcaggactgcacaaat atgcctgtttcctcactctggatccaaacacaacatatgcttttctcattctgtctgaggagaacagagaggtgaagcgtGTGAGAGAGTATCAGcagtatcctgatcatccagacagatttgatggtatttatcctcaggtgttgtgcagagagagtgtgtgtggacgctgttactgggagattgactggagtggagatggtTGTAGTGTGTGTACagcagtgtcatataagagcatcaggaggaagggaagaGGTGCTGAGTGTTTGTTCGGacgtaatgctcagtcctggagtttgtgcTGTTCTTCCTCCAGTTTCATATTCAGACACAATTACACACGCACTGAGCTCCCAGTGAAGCctctcagcaggagaataggagtgtttgtggatcacagtgcaggaactctgatcttctacaacatctatagagacacaatgagcctcatccactcagtccagaccacattcactgagccgctctatcCTGGGTTTACTGTTTGGTGTCAATCATCAGTCAAACTGTGCTGA